The following coding sequences are from one Collimonas arenae window:
- the tauC gene encoding taurine ABC transporter permease TauC: MSELSVTFAPLELPQDGGEQLSSLQQQRRAVPVRRLSDRSVTLLTVFCLLGLWWLVTASALVPPLFLPSPLAVLQKIKSVALDGFVDATLWQHTATSVARVLAALLLAIATAIPIGILIGLSNRARAVFDPLIEFYRPIPPLAYLPLIVIWFGIGELSKVLLIYLAIFAPLAIATLHGVRRVDQNRLRAAQTLGASRWQLIRFVILPSAVPDILTGVRIGLGVGWSTLVAAELIAATRGLGFMIQSAAQFLVTDVVIMGILVIALIASAFEYGLRWLQRKYVPWEGRT, translated from the coding sequence ATGAGCGAATTATCTGTGACCTTTGCGCCGCTGGAATTGCCGCAAGACGGTGGGGAACAATTGTCTTCGCTGCAACAACAACGCCGCGCCGTGCCGGTGCGGCGCCTTTCGGATCGCAGCGTGACGCTGCTAACAGTGTTCTGCCTGCTGGGATTGTGGTGGCTGGTCACTGCCTCGGCGCTGGTGCCGCCGCTATTCCTGCCATCACCGTTGGCGGTTCTACAGAAAATCAAGTCGGTGGCGCTCGACGGGTTTGTCGACGCTACGCTGTGGCAGCACACGGCTACCAGCGTCGCTCGGGTGCTGGCGGCGTTATTGCTGGCAATCGCGACTGCGATTCCAATCGGTATCCTGATCGGCCTGAGCAATCGGGCGCGGGCGGTATTTGATCCGTTGATCGAGTTCTATCGGCCAATACCGCCGCTGGCCTACTTGCCGCTGATCGTGATCTGGTTCGGCATCGGCGAGTTGTCCAAGGTACTGCTGATCTACCTGGCGATTTTTGCTCCGCTGGCGATTGCCACCTTACACGGCGTACGACGGGTAGATCAGAATCGGCTGCGGGCGGCGCAGACGCTGGGCGCTTCACGTTGGCAATTGATCCGTTTCGTGATCTTGCCGTCAGCGGTGCCGGACATCCTGACTGGGGTTCGGATCGGTCTTGGCGTCGGCTGGTCGACGCTGGTGGCGGCTGAATTGATCGCGGCGACGCGCGGTCTGGGTTTCATGATCCAGTCGGCGGCGCAGTTCCTGGTTACCGATGTGGTGATCATGGGGATCCTGGTGATTGCACTGATTGCTTCTGCCTTCGAATACGGCTTGCGCTGGCTGCAACGCAAATATGTGCCTTGGGAAGGGCGAACGTAG
- a CDS encoding taurine ABC transporter ATP-binding protein, whose translation MIRLQSVGVVYPTAGREVEVLRDLSLDLHDGRFTVVIGESGCGKTTLLNLIAGFLQPSSGSASIDGKPISGPGAERGVVFQSDTLLPWQTVRDNVAFGLRLAGQTLQQRHARADEYLALTGLQAYADAAIWELSGGMRQRVSLARALAVDPRFLLLDEPLGALDALTREQMQEHLLQVWKASGKGIFMITHSVEEALFLATDLVLLRAGPGRVDSVRKLDFGERFATGESARSIKSDPHFVGLREEILAQLLHPHPPASRITAGRVKELA comes from the coding sequence ATGATCCGTTTGCAATCGGTCGGCGTGGTGTATCCGACAGCCGGACGCGAGGTAGAGGTCTTGCGTGACTTGTCGCTGGATCTGCACGATGGCCGCTTTACTGTGGTGATTGGCGAATCGGGCTGCGGCAAGACCACTTTGCTGAACCTGATTGCCGGCTTCCTGCAGCCCAGTTCCGGCAGCGCCAGCATTGATGGCAAGCCGATCAGCGGCCCCGGCGCCGAACGTGGTGTGGTATTTCAGAGCGATACCTTACTGCCATGGCAGACAGTGCGTGACAACGTTGCCTTCGGCTTGCGCCTGGCCGGGCAAACATTGCAGCAACGGCATGCCCGGGCCGACGAATACCTGGCGCTGACCGGTTTGCAAGCATATGCCGACGCCGCCATTTGGGAGTTGTCGGGTGGCATGCGGCAGCGGGTCAGCCTGGCGCGCGCGTTGGCGGTCGATCCACGCTTCCTGCTGCTGGATGAACCGCTGGGCGCGCTTGATGCGCTGACGCGCGAGCAGATGCAGGAACACCTGCTGCAAGTATGGAAAGCGTCTGGCAAGGGCATTTTCATGATTACTCATAGCGTCGAGGAAGCCTTGTTCCTGGCGACCGACCTGGTCTTGCTACGGGCCGGACCAGGGCGGGTCGATAGCGTACGCAAGCTGGATTTCGGCGAGCGTTTTGCAACAGGGGAATCGGCCCGCAGCATCAAGTCCGATCCGCATTTTGTCGGCTTGCGCGAGGAAATCCTCGCGCAGTTGTTACATCCGCATCCGCCAGCGAGCCGTATTACGGCGGGCAGAGTGAAGGAGCTGGCATGA
- the tauA gene encoding taurine ABC transporter substrate-binding protein, whose translation MIANIFRRLPAVAAVSLVALLSGHASAADKEVNIAYQTVVEPAKVAQADGDYEKASGWKINWKKFDSGADVITAVASGDIQIGYVGSSPLAAAATRELPIETILIAAQIGQAEALVVRNGSGIKSAQDLVGKKIAVPFVSTTHYSLLAALKHWGIDPAKVQILNLRPPEIIAAWQRGDIDAAYVWDPALGKVKESGKVLTNSAEVAKWGAPTFDAWIVRKDFAQKNPDFVTAFVKVTGKAYADYRVHGSDWKAGSPQFEKIARLTAAKQSDIAELLAGSGFPTLPEQAQLLGNGTVKALAATSGFLQEQKKVERVLTDYQPYVNPAFAKAAIQ comes from the coding sequence ATGATTGCTAATATTTTCAGGCGTTTGCCGGCCGTGGCGGCGGTTTCGCTGGTGGCGCTCTTGTCGGGCCACGCTTCGGCAGCGGATAAAGAAGTCAATATTGCCTATCAGACGGTGGTGGAGCCGGCTAAAGTCGCCCAGGCTGATGGCGATTATGAAAAGGCCAGCGGCTGGAAGATCAACTGGAAGAAATTCGATAGCGGCGCCGACGTGATTACCGCAGTGGCTTCGGGCGATATCCAGATTGGTTACGTCGGCAGCAGCCCGCTGGCGGCCGCCGCAACCCGCGAGTTGCCGATCGAAACCATCCTGATCGCGGCGCAGATCGGCCAGGCCGAAGCCTTGGTGGTGCGTAACGGTAGCGGCATCAAGAGCGCTCAGGACCTGGTCGGCAAGAAAATCGCGGTGCCATTCGTCTCGACCACGCATTACAGCCTGCTGGCCGCGCTCAAGCATTGGGGTATCGACCCCGCCAAAGTACAGATATTGAACCTGCGTCCGCCAGAAATTATTGCTGCCTGGCAGCGCGGCGATATCGATGCCGCCTACGTTTGGGACCCGGCACTGGGCAAGGTCAAGGAATCCGGCAAGGTCCTGACCAATTCGGCCGAAGTGGCGAAGTGGGGTGCGCCGACTTTCGATGCCTGGATCGTACGTAAGGATTTTGCGCAAAAGAACCCGGATTTCGTGACGGCCTTCGTCAAGGTCACCGGGAAAGCCTATGCGGATTACCGCGTCCATGGCAGCGATTGGAAAGCCGGCTCGCCACAATTCGAGAAGATTGCTCGCCTGACCGCAGCCAAGCAGAGCGACATTGCCGAGCTGCTAGCCGGCAGCGGTTTCCCGACCTTGCCTGAGCAGGCGCAACTGCTGGGTAACGGCACCGTCAAGGCATTGGCCGCCACCTCCGGTTTCCTGCAGGAACAAAAGAAGGTGGAGCGCGTGCTGACGGATTACCAGCCTTATGTCAATCCAGCCTTCGCCAAGGCGGCGATCCAGTAA
- a CDS encoding helix-turn-helix domain-containing protein, translating into MKTLSELSSTLREAKDQLAMPIIDMSRNTGLTAVTIRGLLAGKNDPRLSTLMTLADQLGLEVMLVPKALAASITAKPTAPAEVQSLVTAALARQGKQP; encoded by the coding sequence ATGAAAACCCTGTCCGAACTTTCCAGCACCCTCCGCGAAGCCAAGGATCAGTTGGCCATGCCGATCATTGACATGAGCCGCAACACCGGCCTCACTGCGGTAACGATACGCGGCCTGCTGGCCGGCAAGAACGATCCGCGCCTGAGCACCTTGATGACGCTGGCCGATCAACTAGGGCTGGAGGTGATGCTGGTGCCGAAAGCGTTGGCTGCTTCGATTACCGCCAAACCAACCGCCCCCGCCGAAGTGCAAAGCCTGGTGACAGCCGCCTTGGCGCGGCAAGGAAAGCAGCCGTGA
- a CDS encoding Dyp-type peroxidase, with translation MPATAAQAQPGILQSLPPLGRSLTFRLNGQDPRPALARLRDSFVADWGIVGLGAPLIETLDQHVAGLRPFPALEGRGCQAPSTQQAMWILLRGDDRSTLFECTTQLVDLLGEALVLDDALDTFRYRDNRDLTGYEDGTENPKDDDAAAAALVAEGEGRQGSSFVAVQRWVHDLQRFRGFPAAQRDATIGRRHSDNEEIEDAPESAHVKRSAQESFTPEAFMVRHSMPWDNGKQQGTEFIAFGESSDRFEHVLRRMLGLEDDIVDALFSFSQPISGSYYWCPPRQGDHLDLRAIGL, from the coding sequence ATGCCAGCAACTGCAGCTCAAGCTCAACCGGGAATTCTCCAATCGCTACCGCCACTTGGACGTTCGCTCACATTCCGCCTGAACGGCCAGGACCCACGGCCGGCACTGGCCCGACTGCGTGACAGCTTCGTGGCTGATTGGGGCATCGTCGGCCTGGGCGCACCATTGATCGAGACACTGGATCAGCATGTAGCCGGCCTGCGTCCGTTTCCTGCACTCGAAGGCCGCGGCTGTCAAGCACCCTCAACCCAACAAGCCATGTGGATCCTGTTGCGCGGCGACGACCGCAGCACGCTCTTCGAGTGCACCACACAACTGGTCGATCTACTGGGCGAAGCCTTGGTTCTGGACGATGCGCTGGATACTTTCCGCTACCGCGACAACCGCGATCTGACCGGCTACGAAGACGGCACTGAAAACCCCAAAGATGACGACGCGGCAGCCGCTGCGCTGGTCGCCGAAGGTGAAGGACGACAAGGCTCCAGCTTCGTCGCGGTGCAGCGCTGGGTGCACGATCTGCAACGTTTCCGCGGCTTTCCGGCAGCACAGCGCGACGCCACCATCGGCCGTCGCCACAGCGACAATGAAGAAATCGAAGACGCGCCGGAATCGGCGCACGTCAAACGTTCGGCGCAGGAAAGCTTCACCCCGGAAGCATTCATGGTGCGGCATTCGATGCCATGGGACAACGGCAAACAGCAAGGCACCGAATTCATAGCCTTCGGTGAAAGCAGCGATCGCTTCGAACACGTTCTACGACGCATGCTGGGATTGGAAGACGATATCGTCGACGCTCTGTTCAGCTTCTCGCAGCCGATCAGCGGCAGCTACTATTGGTGCCCGCCACGTCAAGGCGACCACCTGGATCTGCGCGCCATCGGTCTTTAA
- a CDS encoding winged helix-turn-helix domain-containing protein: MNTLHLSLPAARALQLAAQGMLNPPRKKAVKQDVLGAIRQMGVLQIDTIHVVARSPYLVLWSRLGSYPQAWLDELLAERHLFEYWAHEACFLPIEDYGLYRHRMIDPGSMGWKYSEKWMSEHGATIEKLLGHIRDHGPVRSADFKRTDGKGGGWWEWKPEKRSLEVLFTAGHLMIARRHNFHRIYDLAERILPDWDDAHMPSHAETHRILLLKAVRALGLAKASWIGDYFRTAKSRPIPDPESLVDDGTLLKAKVEGWDQPVYIHPSHLELALAAADGRLKPTTTSLLSPFDPLVWDRKRALELFDFDYRLECYTPEAKRSYGYFTLPILHRGVLAGRLDAKAHRSEGVFEVKALYLEAGVRQTQRLASDLAATLQRFADWHGTPRVVVEKCDPRGFRPMLKAALG; the protein is encoded by the coding sequence ATGAACACACTTCATTTATCGCTTCCGGCCGCACGCGCATTGCAACTGGCCGCGCAAGGCATGCTCAATCCGCCGCGCAAGAAAGCAGTCAAGCAAGATGTGCTGGGCGCCATCCGCCAAATGGGGGTGCTGCAGATCGACACCATCCACGTAGTTGCACGCAGTCCCTACCTGGTGCTATGGAGCCGGCTTGGCAGCTATCCGCAGGCATGGCTGGACGAATTGTTGGCAGAGCGCCATCTGTTCGAATACTGGGCGCATGAAGCCTGCTTCCTGCCGATCGAGGATTACGGACTGTACCGGCATCGCATGATCGATCCCGGCTCGATGGGCTGGAAATATTCCGAAAAGTGGATGAGTGAACATGGTGCCACCATTGAAAAACTGCTGGGCCACATCCGCGACCACGGTCCGGTGCGTTCAGCCGACTTCAAACGCACCGACGGCAAGGGCGGTGGGTGGTGGGAATGGAAGCCTGAAAAACGCTCGCTCGAAGTGCTGTTCACCGCCGGTCACCTGATGATCGCGCGGCGCCACAATTTTCACCGCATTTATGACCTGGCCGAGCGTATCCTGCCGGACTGGGATGACGCTCACATGCCCTCCCACGCCGAAACCCATCGCATTTTGCTGCTCAAGGCGGTACGGGCGCTTGGCCTGGCCAAGGCCAGCTGGATCGGTGACTATTTCCGCACCGCCAAAAGCCGCCCTATTCCCGATCCCGAATCGCTGGTAGATGACGGCACCCTGCTCAAAGCCAAGGTAGAAGGCTGGGACCAGCCGGTGTACATCCATCCGTCCCATCTTGAACTGGCCCTGGCCGCCGCCGACGGTCGCCTCAAACCAACCACGACCAGCCTGCTGTCGCCATTTGACCCTTTGGTCTGGGACCGCAAGCGCGCACTGGAGCTATTTGATTTCGATTACCGGCTGGAGTGTTATACGCCGGAGGCAAAGCGCAGCTACGGCTACTTCACGCTGCCGATATTGCATCGCGGTGTCCTGGCGGGCCGGCTGGATGCCAAGGCCCATCGCAGCGAGGGCGTGTTCGAAGTCAAGGCACTTTACCTGGAAGCCGGCGTCCGCCAGACGCAAAGACTAGCGAGCGATCTGGCCGCCACGCTACAACGCTTCGCCGACTGGCACGGTACGCCGCGGGTGGTGGTAGAAAAATGCGATCCACGCGGATTTCGTCCGATGCTGAAGGCGGCGCTGGGATAG